One Longimicrobium sp. DNA window includes the following coding sequences:
- a CDS encoding sugar transferase, with protein MPTRTTFSFPRLAAADELMLAPPAPGISIPRPLEGIRLDIDPIRLVNVAAALLLLVLAAPVMAVIALLVKLTSPGPVVFRQVRVGVDRRSPGSGSRWRRTYDYGGRLFTMYKFRTMSAASDDRLQVWAQPDDPRVTALGRVLRKYRLDELPQLVNVLRGDMNLVGPRPEQPRIFAELRDQVDRYAERQRVLPGITGWAQVQQPYDRSVDDVRGKVRLDLEYIATRSVRRDVQILMRTVPAVLLRRGGW; from the coding sequence ATGCCAACCCGGACGACCTTCTCCTTTCCGCGCCTTGCCGCGGCCGACGAGCTGATGCTGGCTCCGCCGGCGCCCGGGATCTCCATCCCGCGCCCGCTGGAAGGGATCCGCCTCGACATCGACCCCATCCGCCTGGTGAACGTGGCCGCCGCGCTGCTGCTGCTGGTGCTGGCCGCGCCGGTGATGGCCGTGATCGCGCTGCTGGTGAAGCTGACCTCGCCGGGCCCCGTGGTGTTCCGCCAGGTGCGCGTGGGCGTGGACCGCCGCTCGCCGGGAAGCGGGTCGCGCTGGCGCCGCACCTACGACTACGGCGGCCGCCTCTTCACCATGTACAAGTTCCGCACGATGTCGGCGGCGTCGGACGACCGCCTGCAGGTGTGGGCCCAGCCCGACGACCCGCGGGTGACCGCGCTGGGGCGCGTGCTGCGCAAGTACCGCCTGGACGAGCTGCCGCAGCTGGTGAACGTGCTGCGCGGCGACATGAACCTGGTGGGGCCGCGCCCCGAGCAGCCCCGCATCTTCGCCGAGCTGCGCGACCAGGTGGACCGCTACGCCGAGCGCCAGCGCGTTCTTCCCGGCATCACCGGGTGGGCGCAGGTGCAGCAGCCGTACGACCGCTCGGTGGACGACGTGCGCGGCAAGGTGCGGCTGGACCTGGAGTACATCGCCACGCGCTCGGTGCGGCGCGACGTGCAGATCCTGATGCGTACCGTGCCGGCCGTGCTGCTGCGCCGCGGCGGGTGGTAG
- the xrt gene encoding exosortase: MVAVTGLALPARAGARARLAAPAAAAAPLVAAAAFALLYWRPALTLVRDWWSDPNAGHGLLLGPVALWLAWRAGVVPRPAPRHRAGIALLTLAVAMRWLSGLAAELFTMRLSLLLAAAALVVFAWGWGQLKRWWLPAGLLLLCIPLPAVVTASLALPLQFKASALGAAMLEWRGIPVRLAGNVISLPGRSLFVTEACSGLRSLAALLAIALLTGGLWLRTAGARAVLLAAALPVAVVLNGVRVFLTGFLVVFVDPRLGDGFMHLTEGWLIYLAALGILALMASGLTRVERRLAPVPA, encoded by the coding sequence GTGGTAGCCGTGACCGGGCTGGCCCTTCCCGCCCGAGCCGGCGCCCGCGCCCGGCTGGCCGCTCCCGCGGCGGCCGCGGCCCCGCTGGTGGCCGCGGCCGCCTTCGCGCTGCTCTACTGGCGCCCGGCGCTCACGCTGGTGCGGGACTGGTGGAGCGACCCCAACGCCGGCCACGGGCTGCTGCTGGGCCCGGTGGCGCTCTGGCTGGCCTGGCGCGCCGGCGTGGTTCCCCGCCCCGCCCCGCGGCACCGGGCGGGCATCGCGCTTCTTACGCTGGCCGTGGCCATGCGCTGGCTCTCGGGGCTGGCGGCCGAGCTCTTCACCATGCGCCTGTCGCTGCTCCTGGCCGCGGCCGCGCTGGTGGTGTTCGCCTGGGGATGGGGGCAGCTGAAGCGGTGGTGGCTTCCCGCGGGGCTGCTCCTGCTCTGCATTCCCCTTCCCGCCGTGGTCACCGCGTCGCTGGCGCTGCCGCTGCAGTTCAAGGCCTCGGCGCTGGGCGCGGCCATGCTGGAGTGGCGCGGGATCCCGGTGCGCCTGGCGGGGAACGTCATCTCCCTTCCCGGGCGCAGCCTGTTCGTGACCGAGGCGTGCAGCGGGCTGCGCTCGCTGGCCGCGCTCCTGGCCATCGCCCTGCTCACCGGCGGGCTGTGGCTGCGCACCGCGGGCGCGCGGGCGGTGCTGCTGGCCGCGGCGCTGCCGGTGGCGGTGGTGCTGAACGGCGTGCGCGTGTTCCTCACCGGCTTCCTGGTGGTGTTCGTGGACCCGCGCCTGGGCGACGGCTTCATGCACCTGACCGAGGGGTGGCTCATCTACCTGGCCGCGCTGGGGATCCTGGCGCTGATGGCCTCGGGGCTCACCCGCGTGGAGCGCCGCCTGGCGCCGGTGCCCGCGTGA
- a CDS encoding exosortase C-terminal domain/associated protein EpsI, with translation MSARAWWAPAAVLAAGAVLVAAGGRQRSLPLRAPLAETVPARVGPWEGRDRTIADEERRVAGMDDYLMRAYVPAGVAGAATAFSLYVGYYRSQAQGRTIHSPKNCLPGAGWEALTTGRMRIATQAGTVEVNRALLQNAGRRALVLYWYQGRGRVTADEYAVKWNLLRDAALSRRTEEALVRVIVPVDGTEARAQEVAVQAARAAVPAVARALPQPG, from the coding sequence GTGAGCGCCCGCGCCTGGTGGGCGCCTGCCGCCGTGCTGGCGGCCGGGGCGGTGCTGGTGGCCGCGGGCGGGCGGCAGCGCTCGCTTCCGCTGCGCGCGCCGCTGGCCGAGACGGTGCCGGCGCGCGTGGGCCCCTGGGAGGGCCGCGACCGCACCATCGCCGACGAGGAGCGCCGGGTGGCGGGGATGGACGACTACCTGATGCGCGCGTACGTGCCGGCGGGGGTGGCCGGGGCCGCCACGGCCTTCTCGCTGTACGTGGGCTACTACCGCAGCCAGGCGCAGGGACGCACCATCCACTCGCCGAAGAACTGCCTGCCGGGCGCGGGGTGGGAGGCGCTGACCACCGGGCGCATGCGCATCGCCACCCAGGCCGGCACGGTGGAGGTGAACCGCGCGCTGCTGCAGAACGCGGGGCGGCGCGCGCTGGTGCTGTACTGGTACCAGGGGCGGGGGCGGGTGACGGCCGACGAGTACGCGGTGAAGTGGAACCTCCTGCGCGACGCGGCGCTCAGCCGCCGCACCGAGGAGGCGCTGGTCCGGGTGATCGTGCCGGTCGACGGCACCGAGGCCCGGGCCCAGGAAGTGGCGGTACAGGCGGCCCGCGCGGCCGTTCCCGCCGTGGCGCGCGCGCTCCCCCAGCCCGGGTGA